A single Oryzias melastigma strain HK-1 linkage group LG24, ASM292280v2, whole genome shotgun sequence DNA region contains:
- the tmem18 gene encoding transmembrane protein 18 → MENKAENISSIPIDGFSNLRITSIWTFLLSVQWSERWLVGLLLFHLLCLLLTVVTCRYYKAQICHFLLIVGLVYCAEYLNELAAMNWRAFSNFQYFDSMGMFISLVFSIPLLFNAMIIVMVWVYRTFSTMTELKTLQLKRKAQRQRRQKED, encoded by the exons ATGGagaataaagcagaaaatattAGTTCTATTCCCATCGACGGATTCAGTAATTTGAGGATAACTTCGATATGGACGTTTCTACTTTCT GTGCAGTGGTCAGAGCGTTGGCTCGTTGGGCTTCTGCTGTTTCATCTGCTGTGTTTGCTTTTGACTGTAGTGACCTGCAGGTATTATAAGGCTCAGATCTGCCACTTCCTGCTTATCG TTGGCCTTGTTTACTGTGCTGAATATCTGAATGAACTAGCAGCCATGAACTGGAG GGCCTTTTCAAATTTCCAGTACTTTGACTCCATGGGGATGTTCATTTCATTGGTCTTTTCCATTCCTCTTCTGTTTAATGCCATGATCATTGTG ATGGTGTGGGTGTACCGGACATTTTCTACCATGACTGAACTGAAAACTCTTCAGCTGAAGAGAAAGGCCCAGCGACAGAGAAGACAGAAGGAAGACTGA
- the LOC112158192 gene encoding uncharacterized protein C1orf115: MKPKSLHRLLDRNSASAEAFGRAVKYKQHVDCEETGEDGEETQKQRETPFAFQQEKYEPLMDDDAKEERKKKKKENYKKVKKNVGKALRITWKCFMLGLYNFALGYAAPVTVTAAFGTDSKPGRNRT; the protein is encoded by the exons ATGAAGCCCAAATCTCTGCACAGACTATTGGACAGGAATTCAGCATCAGCTGAGGCTTTCGGTCGGGCAGTGAAATACAAACAGCACGTCGACTGTGAAGAAACGGGCGAAGACGGAGAGGAAACGCAGAAGCAGAGGGAAACGCCATTTGCTTTTCAGCAGGAGAAGTATGAGCCGTTAATGGATGATGATGCcaaggaggagaggaagaaaaagaagaaggaaaactacaaaaaagtgaagaag aATGTTGGAAAAGCTCTTCGCATCACCTGGAAGTGTTTTATGCTCGGTCTCTACAATTTTGCCCTTGGTTATGCTGCTCCCGTCACAGTGACTGCTGCTTTTGGGACGGACTCTAAGCCCGGGAGAAACAGAACCTGA